A region from the Fusarium graminearum PH-1 chromosome 4, whole genome shotgun sequence genome encodes:
- a CDS encoding PNS1 protein yields MGESDAYYNGGQQQQYNGGYQQQYQPQPPAASYQAPPQQPYQQQPYQQGPPQNGTGNGNGYMPAQGYNANEKGSFDEQFKIAKPKYNDLWAGILLILVFAGFVVVSGLALQGYSANKGNAGDGIYNNKNDFSPNTSTVILFMFVLAVAFVLSYAYVWMARLFPKQFIWVTGILNVCWAIGTAIFYLWRKYWSAGIVFLIFGLFMAFCFWTWISRIPFSALMLKTTIDVSKKYGHVYLVSLIGGIIATAFSAWYAITLVGIYVKYQPAQDNPSCADGGCGKGKVIGLIAFITFAMYWFSEWLKNTIHTTIAGVYGSWYFNPHNFPKDATRASAKRALTYSFGSIALGSLLVAIIQFLRQICNAARNQEGADGSFVGYAIFCCISCLLGLLEWAVEFINRYAFCHIALYGKAYFAAAKDTWKMIKDRGIDALINDCLIGPVLSFGALFIAYACALLAYLYLYFTDPAYNSDGQYTAVVMAFSFLIGFQIANVFTTPISSGIETIFVAAGWDPQVMWRDHPELYNEMVRVYPKVQQVIKDR; encoded by the exons atggGCGAATCCGACGCTTATTACAACGGgggtcaacagcagcagtatAACGGCGGTTATCAGCAGCAATAccaacctcaacctcctgCTGCCTCGTATCAGGCGCCTCCTCAGCAACcataccagcagcagccgtACCAGCAAGGTCCTCCCCAGAATGGCACTGGCAATGGCAACGGCTACATGCCCGCCCAAGGATATAATGCTAACGAAAAGGGCTCCTTCGACGAGCAGTTCAAGATCGCGAAGCCAAAGTACAATGATCTCTGGGCCGGTATCCTCCTGATCCTCGTGTTTGCCGGCTTTGTAGTCGTCTCTGGTCTCGCCCTTCAAGGTTACTCTGCAAACAAGGGCAATGCTGGTGATGGAatctacaacaacaagaacgacTTCTCTCCCAACACTAGTACCGTTATTCTGTTCATGTTTGTTCTCGCGGTTGCCTTTGTCCTATCATATGCCTACGTCTGGATGGCGCGACTCTTTCCCAAGCAGTTCATCTGGGTCACTGGCATTCTCAATGTTTGCTGGGCTATTGGAACAGCCATCTTCTATCTCTGGCGCAAGTACTGGTCTGCTGGAATTGTGTTCCTCATCTTTGGTCTATTCATGGCATTCTGCTTCTGGACATGGATCTCACGAATTCCCTTTTCGGCCCTCATGCTCAAGACCACCATCGATGTCAGCAAGAAATATGGCCATGTTTATCTTGTCAGTCTGATTGGAGGCATCATCGCCACGGCCTTCTCAGCTTGGTATGCCATCACTCTGGTCGGAATCTACGTGAAGTACCAACCCGCCCAGGATAATCCTTCTTGCGCCGACGGTGGTTgcggcaagggcaaggtcaTCGGTCTCATCGCCTTTATCACCTTTGCCATGTACTGGTTCTCCGAGTGGCTCAAGAACACCATCCATACAACGATTGCCGGTGTTTACGGCTCTTGGTACTTTAACCCTCACAACTTTCCCAAGGATGCCACCCGCGCCTCTGCCAAGCGCGCCCTGACATACAGCTTTGGTTCCATTGCTCTGGGTAGCTTGTTGGTTGCCATTATCCAGTTCCTTCGTCAAATCTGCAACGCCGCTCGCAATCAGGAGGGCGCAGACGGAAGCTTTGTCGGATACGCCATCTTCTGCTGTATCAGCTGCTTGCTGGGTCTTTTGGAGTGGGCTGTCGAGTTCATCAACCGCTACGCCTTCTGTCACATTGCTCTCTACGGAAAGGCCtactttgctgctgccaaggatacatggaagatgatcaaggacCGAGGAATCGACGCTCTAATCAAT GACTGCCTCATCGGACCCGTACTTTCCTTCGGCGCCCTCTTTATCGCATACGCCTGTGCCCTTCTCGCCTACCTCTACCTCTACTTCACCGACCCCGCCTACAACAGCGACGGCCAGTACACCGCCGTCGTCAtggccttttctttcctcaTCGGCTTCCAGATCGCAAACGTCTTTACCACACCTATTTCCAGCGGTATCGAGACCAtctttgtcgctgctggTTGGGACCCCCAGGTCATGTGGCGCGATCACCCGGAGCTGTACAATGAGATGGTCAGGGTGTACCCCAAGGTCCAGCAGGTCATTAAGGACCGCTAA